Proteins found in one Salvia splendens isolate huo1 chromosome 10, SspV2, whole genome shotgun sequence genomic segment:
- the LOC121750122 gene encoding eukaryotic translation initiation factor 4B3-like: MAATVKTAWAKPGAWALDAEENESELLQQQEETVAASNGHSETADFPSLAAAKTKKKKKQVLSLQEFSTYSPAKPAAFQAMGLTTDELMALPTGPRERTAEELDRNKLGGGFRSYGGGMRDEQPRRQGSFNRESNRELAPSRADETDNWAAGKRSSAGSGFERRERGERGGFFTDSQSRADEVDNWGSNKSFAPSEPRKYERRGGFGLESSNGGADSGSWMKRREEEGPRMGGAFDSLRERRGVSDSADSESWGRRREEVSAGSRPRLNLQPRTLPVIEITAPEKPKAEIASPVAVTVRPAGSNPFGQARPREEVLKEKGQDWKEIEEKLESTKIKEVVSDGPDPPRKNFWSGRERRQEEKTERAWRKPESADSRPQRAEEAVNGHTDKFENGHTEEAEGGEAQG, translated from the exons ATGGCGGCTACGGTGAAGACAGCGTGGGCGAAACCAGGCGCGTGGGCTCTGGACGCGGAGGAGAACGAGTCGGAGCTCCTCCAGCAGCAGGAGGAAACGGTGGCGGCGTCAAACGGCCACTCCGAGACGGCGGATTTCCCGTCCCTGGCTGCGGCGAagactaagaagaagaagaagcaggtcCTCTCGCTCCAGGAATTCTCAACCTACAGCCCTGCGAAGCCGGCGGCCTTCCAGGCGATGGGATTGACCACGGACGAGCTGATGGCTCTCCCGACGGGTCCGCGCGAGCGGACGGCGGAAGAGCTCGATCGGAACAAGCTAGGAGGGGGATTCAGATCCTATGGCGGCGGGATGAGGGATGAGCAGCCGCGGCGCCAGGGGAGTTTCAATCGGGAGTCGAATCGCGAATTGGCGCCGTCTAGGGCCGATGAGACTGATAATTGGGCGGCGGGTAAGAGGTCTTCTGCTGGTAGTGGGTTtgagaggagagagaggggggaaAGAGGGGGTTTCTTCACCGATTCGCAATCGCGAGCGGATGAGGTTGATAATTGGGGTTCGAATAAGAGTTTTGCTCCCTCTGAGCCTAGGAAATATGAGAGAAGGGGGGGCTTTGGATTGGAATCCAGCAACGGCGGAGCAGATTCAGGTAGTTGGATGAAGAGGAGAGaggaggaagggccgaggatGGGAGGCGCCTTCGATAGTTTGAGGGAGAGGAGGGGGGTTTCGGATTCGGCAGATTCGGAGAGCTGGGGTAGGAGACGAGAGGAGGTGAGTGCTGGCAGTAGGCCTAGATTGAATTTGCAGCCTAGAACACTGCCCGTGATTGAGATTACTGCTCCGGAGAAGCCTAAGGCTGAGATTGCTTCTCCAGTTGCTGTTACTGTGAGGCCGGCAGGGAGCAATCCGTTCGGCCAGGCGAGGCCAAGAGAGGAGGTGTTGAAGGAGAAGGGCCAAGATTGGAAGGAGATTGAGGAGAAGCTTGAGTCTACCAAGATTAAGGAGGTGGTTTCTGATGGACCGGATCCTCCAAGGAAAAACTTTTGGAGTGGAAGAGAGAGGCGGCAGGAAGAGAAGACTGAGAGGGCATGGAGAAAGCCAGAATCTGCTGATTCCCGCCCCCAGAG AGCCGAGGAGGCCGTAAACGGGCATACTGATAAATTCGAAAATGGACATACTGAAGAGGCTGAAGGGGGAGAGGCACAGGGCTGA
- the LOC121750545 gene encoding uncharacterized protein LOC121750545, whose translation MDWLHKFLFAAFLVAGASTTGARGDAMVTGTVFCDQCKDGQISLFDYPLYGIKVTMACPGSDGQYTTWGEETTNWLGNYAMRVGGTPNLNACYTQVSSNGQGSNACGAAAGPAKQLRLMFNMFNTGMYSVDPLLAQPAQPMSFCQSSSTPAPVIPVSPPPTPLLPPVPRFPPTPFFEASACPHQMWLMPEYQCYWKVVSPDMKVAVTFGLIAGRRYGADMTLRQGMLGRGDPYRTLLREGTTALLNSYNSIQFPYHPIGVIEAMNLALMGSTRHVLHTALNFTRANSGSGNAATCRFTTCK comes from the exons ATGGATTGGTTGCACAAGTTTCTGTTTGCAGCTTTCCTCGTCGCCGGAGCCTCGACCACTGGAGCTCGCGGCGACGCCATGGTCACCGGAACCGTGTTTTGTGATCAATGCAAAGATGGCCAGATCTCTCTCTTTGATTATCCCTTATATG GGATAAAGGTGACAATGGCCTGCCCGGGGAGCGATGGGCAGTACACGACGTGGGGGGAGGAGACCACGAACTGGCTAGGGAACTACGCGATGAGGGTTGGGGGCACCCCCAATTTGAATGCGTGCTACACGCAGGTCTCGAGCAACGGGCAGGGCTCGAACGCCTGTGGAGCGGCCGCGGGGCCGGCCAAGCAACTCCGGCTCATGTTCAACATGTTCAACACGGGGATGTACTCCGTAGACCCGTTGCTAGCTCAGCCGGCTCAACCCATGTCGTTCTGCCAGAGCTCATCCACCCCTGCCCCGGTCATCCCGGTCAGCCCTCCGCCCACGCCTCTGCTGCCCCCAGTCCCCCGCTTCCCGCCCACGCCCTTCTTCGAAGCCTCGGCCTGTCCCCACCA GATGTGGTTGATGCCGGAATACCAATGCTATTGGAAGGTGGTGAGTCCGGACATGAAGGTGGCTGTCACGTTCGGGTTGATCGCGGGTCGTAGGTACGGAGCGGACATGACCCTAAGGCAGGGGATGCTAGGGAGAGGGGATCCCTATAGGACATTGTTGAGAGAAGGCACCACAGCATTGCTCAACTCCTACAATAGCATACAATTCCCATACCACCCTATAGGCGTGATCGAAGCTATGAATTTGGCGTTGATGGGGTCCACGCGCCACGTGCTCCATACCGCGTTGAACTTCACGAGGGCCAACTCCGGCTCGGGCAATGCGGCCACTTGCAGATTCACCACTTGCAAGTGA